Proteins encoded by one window of Nitrincola iocasae:
- a CDS encoding type II toxin-antitoxin system HipA family toxin: MVMEVINITYQAHEVGAVSFDTDRGVGAFEYDPNFIKTGIELSPIKMPLSRRIYSFPELDFHTFKGLPGLIADSLPDDFGNAVLNAWIAGQGRSPNDITPLQRLQFTGKRGMGALEYTPATQLRSLNASQPVDIQSLISIAQDILDARDHFEIELKQNGLEDREAMMSLLSVGMSAGGARPKAVLAFNKDFTQVRSGQTAVPEGFTHYLMKFDGVSEHNKNRETFGDPLGYGAMEYIYHLMAEKCGIDMMPCQLLPEGSRRHFITQRFDRIKNKKIHIQTLNGLAHVDYKKPGSFSYAELFGIARQLRLSATEAEQLLKRMTFNIIARNHDDHSKNFAFMFKNERWSLAPAYDLAYSYKPGSKWINSHWMSLNGKRDNFTRADFYSLEKLSPLFSKHKIDQVIDTTIEHLSSWPQLATEWDVPKSLIEEITSNLRLDI; the protein is encoded by the coding sequence ATGGTAATGGAAGTCATCAACATCACCTATCAAGCGCACGAGGTTGGAGCCGTTAGCTTTGATACCGACAGAGGGGTCGGTGCTTTCGAATACGACCCCAACTTTATAAAAACAGGGATCGAACTATCACCAATCAAGATGCCATTATCAAGACGCATCTATAGCTTTCCTGAACTTGACTTCCACACCTTTAAAGGACTACCTGGACTCATAGCAGATTCTTTACCTGATGATTTTGGTAATGCAGTGCTTAATGCATGGATCGCGGGCCAGGGCCGTTCCCCGAATGACATCACACCGCTACAACGGCTTCAATTTACCGGAAAACGCGGGATGGGTGCGTTAGAGTACACCCCGGCAACCCAGCTGCGCAGTCTAAATGCATCACAACCAGTCGACATTCAATCTCTGATATCAATCGCACAAGACATATTGGATGCTCGTGATCATTTCGAGATCGAACTCAAGCAAAATGGCCTGGAAGACCGTGAGGCGATGATGTCTTTACTTTCAGTAGGCATGAGTGCCGGCGGAGCCAGGCCAAAAGCCGTCTTAGCGTTCAATAAAGACTTTACCCAGGTTCGCTCAGGCCAAACAGCCGTGCCAGAAGGCTTTACCCATTATTTGATGAAGTTCGATGGTGTTAGTGAGCACAATAAAAACCGGGAAACCTTCGGCGACCCCCTTGGCTATGGCGCAATGGAGTATATCTATCACTTAATGGCGGAAAAATGCGGTATCGATATGATGCCGTGCCAATTACTTCCTGAAGGGAGCCGAAGACATTTTATTACCCAACGTTTTGATCGCATAAAAAACAAAAAAATACATATACAAACGCTCAACGGCCTGGCTCACGTGGACTATAAAAAGCCCGGTTCATTTTCTTACGCCGAATTGTTTGGCATTGCTCGCCAGCTAAGACTCTCTGCAACCGAAGCGGAGCAGCTACTAAAACGCATGACATTTAATATCATTGCGCGTAATCATGACGATCACTCCAAGAATTTTGCTTTTATGTTCAAAAATGAACGCTGGTCACTCGCACCTGCCTATGACCTGGCTTACAGCTATAAACCCGGTAGTAAATGGATTAACAGTCACTGGATGAGCCTCAACGGCAAACGAGACAATTTCACACGAGCTGACTTTTACAGCCTGGAAAAACTAAGCCCATTGTTCAGCAAACACAAAATTGACCAGGTTATTGATACAACCATTGAACATCTATCCAGCTGGCCTCAACTCGCCACTGAATGGGATGTGCCAAAATCACTGATCGAAGAAATAACCTCAAATTTACGCCTTGATATTTAG